Genomic window (Armatimonadota bacterium):
GGCAGCTTGTCGAACGACGCCGGCCGTACGCGCGTCCGGTCGCCAGTTTTTCGGGGAGTCAAGTTTGATCGAGACTTTGGCGTATTCTGGTTCATCATGCTAGCGATCGTTCTCAACACCGTGCTGACGACCACTGCCGCCAGGGTTATGCACTACGACATCAGCGTTTTCCTAAAACCTGAACAGCAACAAATGACGGTGGACTCAGTCGTACTCGTCCCGTCGGGCACGCTTTCATCGCCAGAGATGCCGATCAGCCTTGGCGAACAGATGGGAGTCCCCGAATTGCTCCTCAACGGCGAACCAGTCGAACCGACCAGAACTGAAGAGGCTGAGGGAGTCATGGGAAACAAAGTAGTCCGGTACATCAAGGTCGACCCCAAAGTTGACAATAGAATCACAGCCCGTTACACGACGGTCAAAGCCACGGGATTCGTTTATATGATCGCCAAGGGCGGCAGCTTTGCCAGCGGTTCAAATACTGACTGGTACCCATCGACCGGCGGCCGTGTCGTCTCGTCGACTATTACGGTAAGCGTTCCTAAGGGCGAGGTTGTCAAGGCGACGGGCAGATTGGTCAAGACGGAAGAGACTGACAGCCGAACGGTATACACGTTCGACAGCCCGGCTGCGGCGACGCTGTCGTTCGTCGCCGGACCTTACAAAGTGTACAGGGACGACTCGGGCAAACTGCCGGTCGCGCTCTATCTCTTCAAAGAGCGCCCCTTTACCGAGAAGGCTGTTCAAATGCTTCGTGACGTTGCCGACGAACTTGAAGAGTGGTTCGGGCCGTACCCATTCAGCGAAATGGCCATTGTTGAGGTTGATCCCATCGCAGACACAGTCGCAGGATTCGGTGGCGCCGCTCTAGAGGGGTTCCTCCTGGCCGTTCCTAATTTTATCGATGGCGATGGCGCCGGGCCGAATCTCGCGTTCATCGGACACGAACTCGGGCATTCTTGGTGGGGACACCAGGTTAAACAAGCCGGAGAGACGGGCAAGTACATGGTCACCGAGGCGATGGCGCAGTTTGGATCGCTCAAGGCGGTCGAAGCTATCGATGGGCCGGCTTTGGCAGTGAGATACAGGAAGACCGGATACCCCGGCTACATCCCTGAGCAAAGCGGTCGCGGAGCGCTCCAAACGATGAGAGGCGGTTACGACCCGCCGCTGGCCAGGTTGACCGGGAGGCAAGCCCACGGGTTTTCAGACGGCAAGGGCTTCCAGATTTACCACCAGCTCGAACAAGTCATCGGGACCGAAAAGCTAAAGAACGCCTTTCATCAACTGCAGAAGGAGTACGCCTGGCAACGCATCAATTCCGAGAAGATGTTCGAACTGATCGGCGAGTCCGCGGGCGTCGATCTCGCGTGGTTCTATGACCAGTGGTTCGAACGACCGGGAGCGCCGAGATGGGATGTCGGATGGCATCAAGAAGGCAACACACTCGTCGTTGACATCGACCAGCAGGGAGAGCAGCCGTACCGCTTTGTCACAGAATTAGAAGCCGTGTTCACCGACGGCACGAAGAAGAGGTGGCCGGTCGATATGCGCCAGGATCACCTGGCCCTGAAATTCCCAGTCGCCAAGAAGGTCGAAAGCGTGTGGTTCGACCCCGACTGGGACGTGTTCCACTGGGATCCGGACCTGGTCGATCTTCGGGACGACGGTGTGAAAGAGGCGTCACTAACCGGCACATAGGCCACGCCCAGACTCAAGTACAATCTGCGCTGAATGGACGACGGCAGGCCGATACGTGAAGTGAAGCTGGAGAAGCTCGCAAAGCTGCGCGAGCTTGGGGCCGATCCGTTCTCCGTCGAGCGGTTCGACGTCGACTGTTCGGCGAACGAGCTGATCAGTCAATTCGAAGAGGGCAAAGCGGTCAGCTTCGCGGGACGGATCGTCTCGATGCGCATGATGGGCAAGGCGGCGTTCGCTCATCTCTCGGATGGCGACGGGCAGATTCAGGGCTACTTCAAGAAGGACGACCTGGGCGAAAACGCGTGGGCGGTGTTCAAACTGCTCGACGTCGGCGACCACCTCGGCGTGACCGGCGAGCTGTTCGTCACGCGCACCGGCGAAAAGTCGATCCACGTCCGCACGCTCACCCCGCTGAGCAAGTCGCTACAGAGCTTGCCTCTCGGCAAGGAGAAGGACGGCCAGCACTGGTACGGCCTGCAAGACGTGCAGGAGCGGTACCGGCACCGGCACCTCGACCTCGTGTGCAATCCGGAGGCGCGAAAGATGCTGCTCGACCGTTCGCGCATCGTCTCCGCCGTCCGCAACTTCTTCGACGGCCGGGGCTACCTCGAAGTCGAAACGCCGATGCTGCAGATAGAGGCAGGCGGCGCTGCCGCGAGGACGTTTTCGACGCACTACAACGCTTACGACCTGGACGTTAAGCTCCGCATCTCGCTGGAGCTGTATCTCAAGCGGATCATCTGCGGCGACGTGCCGAAGGTGTACGAAATCGGTCGCGTTTTCAGAAACGAGGGCGTCAGCAGCCGCCACAGCCCCGAGTTCACGATGCTGGAGTTTTACGAGGCGTACGCGAATCTTGAGGACGTGATGGCGCTCGTTGAGGAGATGTTTCGCTTTGTTGGAAACGAAGCTTTCGGATCGACGACCGTGCAGGGCATAGACTTCAGCAAGCCGTGGAAGCGCGTTGACTTGCTCGAGGAGATCGAGCGGTACTCCGGACTGACCGCCGAGGATTTGAGCAACATCGAATCCGCTAAGAGTGCTTTCAAGACAAAGGGAGTCACATACCCCGACACCGACCGGCGCATCGCGGTCGAGGACGAGTACCACCTCGGCGGACTGATCGAAAAGCTGCTCGAAGTGTTCGTCGAGCCGAACCTTCAAGAGCCGACCTTCGTGATCGGCTACCCGATCGAGACCTCCCCTCTAGCAAAGAAAGACCCGAACAGGCCGGGCTTTACAAGACGGTTCGAGGGGTTCATCCGCGGCCGCGAGATCTGCAACGCGTTCAGCGAGATCAACGATCCGATCGACCAGCGCGAGCGGTTTGAGCAACAGGTCGGAGAGAGAGACCGCGGCGACGAAGAAGCGCATCCGATGGATGAGGATTTCATCTACGCGCTCGAAGGCGGCATGCCACCGACCGGTGGGTGCGGGATCGGAATAGACCGTCTGGCGATGCTTCTCACCGGAGCCGACAGCCTGCGCGAAGTGCTTCTGTTCCCGACGATGAAGCCTCGGTCAAACGAAAGCGACTGAGCGCATCAGCCCTTCGCCTTGACCGTGTCCGGAATCTCGATCTTCTGGCCAACCTCGACTTTCAGCTTCTTGAACAGTCCGGCACGAACCTCTAAGGCGTACTTCGCGTACTTGCCGCTGCCGTAGTCCGTGACGGTATCGAGCGGTTTCATCGTATAGATCTTGACGATGACGCCGTCCTCATCCAGGTATGCGATGTCAAGCGCGATCAACGTGTTCATCATCCAAAAGCTCAACGGGTATTCGCGCCGAAAGACGAAGATCATCCCTTGCTTCTCGCTGACGTCCTGCAACTCCAGGAACATCATCCCCTCTTGCCGCTTCAGCTCGGTGTCCATGACCCAAATCTTTAGTTTGTGCTCGAGCTTCGGCCCTAGCTTGATCTCCTCTTTTTGGAGGTCCTTGAGCTGGTGCGTGCGGCGCACGTTGAACCGGGGCTCCTGGTCTTGATCTTTATCCTGGCTTTGACTGATTTGGTTCGCAGTGAGGACTGGAGTTGCGTCGACTGGCGAAATCCGCATGGCCAGAATCAAAATTACGGTGAGCATCGTAGACTTTCCTCGTTGTTCCTCACATTAGACGCCTATGCGCCGGATTCGGTATCAGCACTCGGGCTGAACGTTTCAGATCTTCGCTCAAATTCGGCGATCTTGTCCGCGTGCTGCATCGTTGAGCCTACCAGGTCGAGCCCAGATATCAGCTGCTGCTTCAGTCCGGCGGCAATTTCAAACTGCAACACGTGCGAACCTAGCTGAACGTTCTGCTCCGCTAGGTTCACCGTCACCTCAGTGCCTGAGCCTGCGTTCACGAGTAGTGCGTGCTGGTCAGCAGGAAGCTCGACCAAGAGCAAGCCGCAGTTCGCAGAGTTTTGCCGAAAGATGTCGCTGAAGCCGGGCGTATCGTCGCTCGACCTAGATATGACAACGCAGTACCCCGCCTGTTGGATCGCCCACACGGCGTGCTCGCGCGAGGATCCACAACCAAAGTTCGATCCGACGACCAGCACGGTACCGCCCTCTGCATCGGGTTTGCCCAGCGGATAGTCCGGGCCGCGCACGTCATGGAACAGCAGCTCGCCGTACCCTGTCCGCGTTAGGCGAGACAGAAATCTCGCCGGAATGATTCGATCGGTATCGACGTTGTCTCCGGGGTAAACCGCAATTCGACCAGTGTGGGTGCGAAATCCTGGCATCTGGAGTTATTGTGGCATGGGAGAAAAAAGCCCCCTGCTTGGAGTACAGGGGGAGAAGGATTGTCGCTTATTGAGCTACTCGTACGCATGCGACCACTTGGGCCACTTGCACGCGCCGTTGGAGAAACAAACCGCTAGTTCAGCTCGGCTTCCATTCTTGGCGAAGCGGGCGCTACTTCGACAAACACGGATGGTGGAGCGAGCAAGAAAATGTGCTCGCCGATCTCCTCCCACGTGCCGTCTGTCGTGTAGTTCACGCCGCACATAAAGTCCTTGACTTTGTCCCGCACATCGGGCGGCGCCATCGTGAGATTGAGTATCTGCTGCTCGCCTCGTTTCAGACCGTCGGCCGCTGCGACCGCGTCCTGGAAAGACACGACCTGCCGCCTGACTGTAATGTGAGTGGAGCGCTCTCGGATGAGAGAGGGGTAGCCCTTGGCGGGCAGTTGGTTGACTTCTTCGTCCAGTTCGTCGTCGTGACGATGGATGTGCCCGAAAACTCGCTCGAAGAAGCCCGGCTTCTCGACCATTTCTTCCATGATGTTTTTGTCTCCGTCCGTGGATACAATTGCGCGCTTCGACCCGAATCGTTTGGTCTTGCCCAAACTTAAATAGTCGGAGTTCGTCGCACGCAAGGACATTATGCACTTTGCCGAGGGCTTCCGTCAAGCTGCACCGTCGTGGCAGCGCTTCAAATGTCGGGCAGTGAGACGTTGAAATTGGATTCATTTCTTGCTAAATTAATCCTGCATCCTCTATAACATGATCAATAGCGGCAATTCGCAGGATCGTCCGCCATAATCGGTGCGATGCTCACCCCCTCCCGTGAGGAGTACGTTGAACTCGCACGCGGAGGCGGGCCGATCCCGATCTATGTCGACGTTCTCGCCGATATGGAAACCCCGCTCAGCACCTACTGGAAACTGGCGCAGGGCGAGACCCACAGCTTCTTGCTAGAGAGCGTCACCGGTGGCGAAAGCCTTGCGCGCTACAGCATCATCGGGGTTCGCCCGCGACTGGTCATTCGGTGCAAAGGCCAAGCCGTGCGAAGATTCGAGCGCGGACGAATTACATCGATCACGCTCGAAGACGGCGACGACCCCTTGCGGATCATCCAGGCCGAGATAAGGCCGATTCGGAGCGAGCTGTTGCACGATCTGCCGAAGTTCTGCGGCGGAGCCGTAGGGATGATCGGCTATGACTACGCTCGGCGCATCGAAGATTTGCCCGACAGTACCGAAGACGACTTGGACGTTGACGACGTCGCGATGATGATCGCCGACGGCATGGTCGTGTTCGACCACGCGAAAAACCACGTTCGGATCGTCGTGCTCGCCGACGGAACGCCGGACGGCTACGACGTCGCGAAGGCAGAGATCGAGCGACTGCAGCTGCTCATGCAAGGCCCTCTCCCGGAGCTGCCATCGCTGCTCGGAGAGCCGCAAGAGGTGACCTGCAACATCACACGCCCGGAGTTTGAGTCGAACGTCAGCCGCATCATCGAATACGTGAATCAGGGGGACTGCATTCAAGCCGTGCCGTCTTTGCGTTTCGAAACTCGGCTCGACGCGCACGGGCTGACCGTCTACCGGGCGTTGCGGTCGCTCAACCCTTCGCCATACACGTTCTACCTTCGATTCGAAGACATGGACATCGTCGGCGCCTCGCCCGAGATTCTCGTCGGCCTCGACGGGAACCAGGCCAGAGTCCGACCGATCGCTGGCACGAGGCCTAGGGGAGCCACCGTCGGCGAGGACAAGCGCCTAGGAGAAGACCTGCTCTCAGACGAAAAGGAGCGGGCTGAACACATCATGCTCGTCGATCTTGGAAGAAACGACTTGGGCAAAGTGTGCGAGTACGGCTCGGTCGAAGTACAAGACCTGATGACGATCGAGCGGTACAGCCACGTCATGCACATCGTCAGCAGCGTCGTCGGCGAACTCAAGCCGGATGTCGATTCTGTCGAGCTTATTCGTGCGTGCTTCCCTGCTGGGACTGTCAGCGGCGCGCCGAAAGTACGGGCGATGCAGATCATCGATGAGCTTGAATCGACTCGTCGTGGGCTGTACGCCGGAGCGGTCGGCTACATGAGCGCGTCCGGCGACATCGATCTCGCGATCGCGATCCGCACGATACTGATCAAAGGCGGTCGGGCGTACGTCCAGGCAGGCGCCGGGATCGTGGCCGATTCAGTGCCTGCAAACGAGTACGACGAGTGCGTGAACAAGGCGCGAGCCTGCCTGAAGGCGATTGAGATCGCCCAGCGTGGCCTCAAGGCAGGCTTCGACCGATAGCTCGCTGCTACTTGTCGTCATCGTCTAGCTTCTGTTCGCCTTCCGTGCCTCGTCGCCGCTTGATCTGGCCGTACGTTTGGCCTGATTCGGTCTTGTAGGAGCGCGAGTCGGCTTCCAAGACCTGCTTGGCACGCAGTTTCGCCTCGCGCTCGGCCTCTAACATCAGCCCAGCCTTCTCGCCCTGGCGCTTCATCGTGGCTCTATTCCAAAGCCAGAGGATAGGCGAGGCGTTGAAGATCGAAGAGTAAGTACCAACGGCGATTCCAGCCGCCATCGTGAGACACATGAACTTCAGCTCGGGCGTCGATGTGCCCCAGATGACGAGCACCATGAGTGGCACGAACGCGGTTACGGACGTATTGATCGAGCGGGCGACAGACTGGGTGATCGACTTGTTGATGAGGTGCTCGAACGACTGGCCCTTGTGAGGCCGCCTGAGGTTCTCTCGGATGCGGTCAAAGATGACGATGCTGTCGTGCACCGAGAATCCGATCACGGTCAGCATCGCCGTAATGAACAGCGAGCTGATCTCCCAACCGACCAAGTACCCCACGATTCCCGCAAAGCCGAGGACGAACATGATGTCGTGCGCCAACGCTGCAACCGCGGACAGACCGAATTTCAGACCGTTCTTCAGCCCGCCAAGTGCAAAGCCGAAGCGGATCGCCAGGTACAGCACGATGAGAGCCGAAGCGACGATCACGGCCAGTATCGCATTCGTGACCGTCTCTTTCTGAATGGTCGGTCCGACCTTTCGGAAGCTGGCGCCCTCCGTCGGCAGACCGATCGCTGCCGCGAGGGCATCACTCATTGCGTTATCGCTCGCAATCTCAGCGCTCGCGGCGATTACCGAGGTGTCGTCGTCAGATGTCTCACCGTCCGAGTCTTCGTCGATCAGTTGCAGGCTTGATGTTTCTTCCGTGGTTTCCGTCTCAGAGTCGTCGTCGATCAGTTGCGGGCTTGATGTTTCTTCTGTGGTTTCCGTCTCAGAGTCGTCGTCAGTAGCCTCGCCGTCCGATGAGTCCGACGTGGCTTCCGACCCAGAATCGTCGTCGGCTGGCTGCGGACCTGCTGTTTCTTCCGCGATTCCCGTCCCAGAGTCGTCGTCGGCTGGCTGCGGGCTTGATGTTTCTTCTGTGGTTTCCGTCTCAGAGTCGTCGACGGCAGCCTCACCGTCCGACGTATCCGACGCGGTATCCGCGCCAGAGTCGTCGCCTGGTTCATCACTCGAGTCATCGGGAGTAGCGGCACTGCCTGTGCCCGCGCTCGCAGGCGCTCCACCGGCAGGAATAGTTACGTAGACAAGCTCGAATTCCTCTCCGGTGTCAGGGTCTATGCCCGACCCCCTCTTGACGTTAAAGTTCTTATAACCGGCTGTTGCAAGTCGCGACTCAATTTCTGACTTGCTGAGGTTGTCTACGTTCCTGAATATGCCCTCCCCTCCGCCTGCGAATTCGACGTTCGGCTTGATGCCGCCCATGATCACGAACAGCGCGCCGATCCCGATCAGAACCCCAGACAGAATAAACCAGGTCTTGCGGCGTCCAAGGATTTCGAGCGGCTTCTTGTCCGCGCCTTCTTCCAACCGCTCACCAAACCAGTTCCTCTTGAACGCGAAGAACTTCGGGTCATTGAACAGTCCGATCTTGAGCGACCCGATGAGCAGAGACCGCGTCACAGTGAACGCGGTGAAGAACGAAATCGCAACGCCGACCATCAGGGTCGTCGCAAAACCGATCACGGGTCCCGTTCCAAATATGAACAGGACGATACAGGTCAGGATCGTACAAGCGTTAGAGTCGACGATCGCCGTCAGCGCACGCTTGAACCCAAGCTCGACCGCGGACATCAGCTCCCGACCGCCGCGCAGCTCCTCCTTGATGCGCTCGAACACCAGAACGTTTGCGTCGACGGCCATGCCCACGCTGAGGATCAGAGCCGCGATCGACGCCAGCGAAAACGTCGCGTGCAGCATCTTGAGCGCAGTGATCGTGAAGAGCGCGTACAGGATCATCGCGATCATCGCAATGAAGCCTGGCGCAGAGTAGTAGATGATGAGGAACAGACAGATCCCAGCAAAGCTGATCCCGCCTGCGACTACGATCTTGTCGAGCGCCTTCAAGCCGATGCTCGGGTCGACTTTCTCCTCCGCCAGCGGCGACAGCAGCACGTCCAAAGCGCCGTCGTTCAACAGCTGGCACAGCGCTTTGACGGCCTTCGGATCGAAATCCCCGTCGATGAACGCTTGATCCGTTAGGATGGTATTCTCCCGGATCGGTGCGATGCTGTAGACGACACTGTCGATTACAAACGCAAGATTCTCTCCGCGATTGCGGTACTTCCTGGTCCAAGCCTCCATCTTCTTCGCGCCCGCGCTTGAGAACCGGAACTCGGGAACTGTCCCGCCGTTGCCCCTCACGAGCGGAGCGGCGCTCTTGAGGTCTTGCCCTTGAATGATCACCTCCCACCCTTCGATCATCTTCTCGTACTCGGGGTCCTCAGGGCCGAACGGATCGCCTCCCGAAGACCGCATGAACATCTCAACAGGTGCGCCTTCTACCGTGATTGTGTCGGATCGCTCGTACCGGCGCCTCTGAGTCCTTGTGGATACGTTCTTCGCCCAGTACCCGTACAGTCGCCCCGTCGAGCCCAACAGTTTGCGAGCCTCATCGACGTCAGTGAAACCCGGCAGCTCGACGGTGATCTGGTTGACGCCCTTCCGCCGGACAGAAGACTCGACAACGCCGAGTCCAGAAGCCGCTCGGCGTTCCAGCACCCGGATAGCCGACTTGACGTCTTGCTCGATCGTGCGACCTGCTTCCTTGCTGTCCTCAGTCTGCTCGACCTTGTAGATCAGCCGGATTCCACCCTTAACGTCCAGGCCGTACGAAAATGGGGTCTCCTTGAACCCCCAAATAGAGAGGCCTGTAAGGACGATCACGATCGTCAGGAAAATGTTGTTGCGCGACTTCAAATGCATAGCCTCCGAAGAGCCTGGAACGCCAACCGCAGATTATACCGAAGCCTCAAACGAGCCGACAGGGTCAGTCGGAACCCGGTAGGTGTCTTCTGCCGGCTTGACGTGGCGAGCAAACCACAGAGGCCGCCGCAGCCCTCCTGGCCCTGGTGCGGGGCGGGTCATGCTCAGCCACCGCCGGTACACCTCCATGCTCTTGTTGGTGTCGACGAACACGTCTCCGTACCGGTCATCGGCATCAGCTTTCTTGATCGTGACCTTCTGGTGCCAGCAGTGCTGGCCGCTGACCGGGTCGGGTTGGACCGGGAACGTGAGGTTCTGGTGAACGCCGCCTTCCGTCCACCAGATGCGCTTGGTGTCCGGGTCGGCGCTCTCGTAAGCGCCGATGTCCTCGAGCCGCCGGAACCGGAACACGCCAGGGCGGATCTCGTCTCGCGATACCTTGACGCTCGCCCACTTGTCCGCGCCGATTTTGTCCGACAAGCGCCAGCGACCGAGGTGGTGCGAGCAGGCGATGATGCCCGGCCGGATCGACTCCGTCACCCAGACCTTGTTGATGAAGTACCCGATTTCGGTGGTCACGCGGATGAGGTCGCCCGTCTCGAAGCCGTACTTTTCAGCGAGCGACGTGTGCATCCAAACGGGGTTCGTGTTCGACAGTTCGTAAAGCCACTTGGCGTTCGCGCTCCGCGTGTGGATCAACGTTGGCAGCCGGAAAGTCGGGATCAGCACGACCTCGTTCTTCTCTGGGTCGAGCTTGCTCTGGTGGATGTGGCTGTGGATGTACCCCGGCAAGTCGTGTTCCGGCCATCCCCACTCTGCCGTCGTCTCGCTGTAAAGCTCCAGTTTTTTCGACGGCGTGGCGAAGCCCTTTATCTGCCCGCCTGACTCTTGCTCGTTGAACGTCCCGTACGATTCATCTTCGACCAAGAAGCTCCCGAACTTCCTCATGTACTCCAGCGGGGTCAGCCCGTGCTCTTTCGCTTTTTCCGGCAGGCCGGGCACAGAGTTCTCGAATATCCATCCGTAGTACTCGTCGATCGTGATCTTCTCACCTGGGCGGTACGGGGATTCGAAGTGCTTGCGGATTCCGAGCGATCCGTCCGGGTCGATGCGCCACGAAAGCTCGCACCAAAACTCGTCCTCTTCCCACACTTCGCCTGGGTTCGCCTCATACGTGAACTCGACCTTCTTACCCGCCCTCTCCATCGCGACGCGCATGACCGGTTGTCGGAACGATATCCACTTTGCGGCGTGCGTCTCCTGGCTCATCAAATCGTGACGCTCGGCGGCGTTGCCCATCGGCAGAACGTAATCCGCATATTGCGCTGTTTCGTTCCACGTCGGCGTGAGGGCGGCGTGTAGCTCGACCTTCGATTCGTCCAGAAGCATCCTCTCCCACATCATGCCGTCGGGGTTGGTCCAAACCGGATTGTAAACGCGTGTGAAGTACGCGGCCAGCTTG
Coding sequences:
- a CDS encoding molybdopterin-dependent oxidoreductase, yielding MLDKMNVTPLESFPPVEDWDDWVEFDADAWPRKVEKRYMLIPTTCFNCEAACGLMAFVDKETMEIRRFDGNPHHAGSRGKNCAKGPATLTQVTDPGRILYPLKRVGKRGEGNFERTTWDEVLDTFAKKIRDAILDNRHNEVMYHVGRPGEDGSMQRVLQAWGLDAYNSHTNVCSSGARFGYAIWSGSDRPSPDHENAKFMLMLSSHLETGHYFNPHAQRIIKGKKEGAKLCVIDVRHSNTASKADYWFAPVPGTEAFLILAIVNIVLQEELFDREFVKRWVNWSDYLRAKCPNTAPDNFAAFIEDLKRRYESFTPEAAAEECGVDAQMIRDVAREIGKAGTALSTHVWRNTAAGNLGGWQVSRCLHFLVTLMGAVGTKGGTNLSADNKFVPARHTKPPAQKHWNELLYPLEYPLAFHELSYLLPHFLEEGKGKLAAYFTRVYNPVWTNPDGMMWERMLLDESKVELHAALTPTWNETAQYADYVLPMGNAAERHDLMSQETHAAKWISFRQPVMRVAMERAGKKVEFTYEANPGEVWEEDEFWCELSWRIDPDGSLGIRKHFESPYRPGEKITIDEYYGWIFENSVPGLPEKAKEHGLTPLEYMRKFGSFLVEDESYGTFNEQESGGQIKGFATPSKKLELYSETTAEWGWPEHDLPGYIHSHIHQSKLDPEKNEVVLIPTFRLPTLIHTRSANAKWLYELSNTNPVWMHTSLAEKYGFETGDLIRVTTEIGYFINKVWVTESIRPGIIACSHHLGRWRLSDKIGADKWASVKVSRDEIRPGVFRFRRLEDIGAYESADPDTKRIWWTEGGVHQNLTFPVQPDPVSGQHCWHQKVTIKKADADDRYGDVFVDTNKSMEVYRRWLSMTRPAPGPGGLRRPLWFARHVKPAEDTYRVPTDPVGSFEASV
- a CDS encoding DUF192 domain-containing protein — its product is MLTVILILAMRISPVDATPVLTANQISQSQDKDQDQEPRFNVRRTHQLKDLQKEEIKLGPKLEHKLKIWVMDTELKRQEGMMFLELQDVSEKQGMIFVFRREYPLSFWMMNTLIALDIAYLDEDGVIVKIYTMKPLDTVTDYGSGKYAKYALEVRAGLFKKLKVEVGQKIEIPDTVKAKG
- the leuD gene encoding 3-isopropylmalate dehydratase small subunit, whose product is MPGFRTHTGRIAVYPGDNVDTDRIIPARFLSRLTRTGYGELLFHDVRGPDYPLGKPDAEGGTVLVVGSNFGCGSSREHAVWAIQQAGYCVVISRSSDDTPGFSDIFRQNSANCGLLLVELPADQHALLVNAGSGTEVTVNLAEQNVQLGSHVLQFEIAAGLKQQLISGLDLVGSTMQHADKIAEFERRSETFSPSADTESGA
- the lysS gene encoding lysine--tRNA ligase, translated to MDDGRPIREVKLEKLAKLRELGADPFSVERFDVDCSANELISQFEEGKAVSFAGRIVSMRMMGKAAFAHLSDGDGQIQGYFKKDDLGENAWAVFKLLDVGDHLGVTGELFVTRTGEKSIHVRTLTPLSKSLQSLPLGKEKDGQHWYGLQDVQERYRHRHLDLVCNPEARKMLLDRSRIVSAVRNFFDGRGYLEVETPMLQIEAGGAAARTFSTHYNAYDLDVKLRISLELYLKRIICGDVPKVYEIGRVFRNEGVSSRHSPEFTMLEFYEAYANLEDVMALVEEMFRFVGNEAFGSTTVQGIDFSKPWKRVDLLEEIERYSGLTAEDLSNIESAKSAFKTKGVTYPDTDRRIAVEDEYHLGGLIEKLLEVFVEPNLQEPTFVIGYPIETSPLAKKDPNRPGFTRRFEGFIRGREICNAFSEINDPIDQRERFEQQVGERDRGDEEAHPMDEDFIYALEGGMPPTGGCGIGIDRLAMLLTGADSLREVLLFPTMKPRSNESD
- the secD gene encoding protein translocase subunit SecD gives rise to the protein MKSRNNIFLTIVIVLTGLSIWGFKETPFSYGLDVKGGIRLIYKVEQTEDSKEAGRTIEQDVKSAIRVLERRAASGLGVVESSVRRKGVNQITVELPGFTDVDEARKLLGSTGRLYGYWAKNVSTRTQRRRYERSDTITVEGAPVEMFMRSSGGDPFGPEDPEYEKMIEGWEVIIQGQDLKSAAPLVRGNGGTVPEFRFSSAGAKKMEAWTRKYRNRGENLAFVIDSVVYSIAPIRENTILTDQAFIDGDFDPKAVKALCQLLNDGALDVLLSPLAEEKVDPSIGLKALDKIVVAGGISFAGICLFLIIYYSAPGFIAMIAMILYALFTITALKMLHATFSLASIAALILSVGMAVDANVLVFERIKEELRGGRELMSAVELGFKRALTAIVDSNACTILTCIVLFIFGTGPVIGFATTLMVGVAISFFTAFTVTRSLLIGSLKIGLFNDPKFFAFKRNWFGERLEEGADKKPLEILGRRKTWFILSGVLIGIGALFVIMGGIKPNVEFAGGGEGIFRNVDNLSKSEIESRLATAGYKNFNVKRGSGIDPDTGEEFELVYVTIPAGGAPASAGTGSAATPDDSSDEPGDDSGADTASDTSDGEAAVDDSETETTEETSSPQPADDDSGTGIAEETAGPQPADDDSGSEATSDSSDGEATDDDSETETTEETSSPQLIDDDSETETTEETSSLQLIDEDSDGETSDDDTSVIAASAEIASDNAMSDALAAAIGLPTEGASFRKVGPTIQKETVTNAILAVIVASALIVLYLAIRFGFALGGLKNGLKFGLSAVAALAHDIMFVLGFAGIVGYLVGWEISSLFITAMLTVIGFSVHDSIVIFDRIRENLRRPHKGQSFEHLINKSITQSVARSINTSVTAFVPLMVLVIWGTSTPELKFMCLTMAAGIAVGTYSSIFNASPILWLWNRATMKRQGEKAGLMLEAEREAKLRAKQVLEADSRSYKTESGQTYGQIKRRRGTEGEQKLDDDDK
- a CDS encoding cell division protein SepF yields the protein MVEKPGFFERVFGHIHRHDDELDEEVNQLPAKGYPSLIRERSTHITVRRQVVSFQDAVAAADGLKRGEQQILNLTMAPPDVRDKVKDFMCGVNYTTDGTWEEIGEHIFLLAPPSVFVEVAPASPRMEAELN
- the trpE gene encoding anthranilate synthase component I; translated protein: MLTPSREEYVELARGGGPIPIYVDVLADMETPLSTYWKLAQGETHSFLLESVTGGESLARYSIIGVRPRLVIRCKGQAVRRFERGRITSITLEDGDDPLRIIQAEIRPIRSELLHDLPKFCGGAVGMIGYDYARRIEDLPDSTEDDLDVDDVAMMIADGMVVFDHAKNHVRIVVLADGTPDGYDVAKAEIERLQLLMQGPLPELPSLLGEPQEVTCNITRPEFESNVSRIIEYVNQGDCIQAVPSLRFETRLDAHGLTVYRALRSLNPSPYTFYLRFEDMDIVGASPEILVGLDGNQARVRPIAGTRPRGATVGEDKRLGEDLLSDEKERAEHIMLVDLGRNDLGKVCEYGSVEVQDLMTIERYSHVMHIVSSVVGELKPDVDSVELIRACFPAGTVSGAPKVRAMQIIDELESTRRGLYAGAVGYMSASGDIDLAIAIRTILIKGGRAYVQAGAGIVADSVPANEYDECVNKARACLKAIEIAQRGLKAGFDR